One part of the Dermacentor silvarum isolate Dsil-2018 chromosome 6, BIME_Dsil_1.4, whole genome shotgun sequence genome encodes these proteins:
- the LOC119455616 gene encoding proton-associated sugar transporter A isoform X1, with product MVTGDIQCPLGIRDIPQKYSHIFRKKRTWELVMLSGAVCGIELCYAAETAFIGPILLGLGIPISFVALTMCLSPALGFFITPLLGSMSDTCASRIGRRRPFIVLLSLGMLLGLILLPNGQDFGIALGDSGTDEQLLGKGSVVIPEGNSANVLSLPSSNSTAGVDPSHAWSTHSRGIAFTIVGFIFLDMCCDACQSPARSYVLDVTIVSDHARALSMFTVLSGLSGAVGYIMGGIDWESTTVGASLGGHVKTVFGIVGAFFVVCIVVTLTSFREMPLHVVRAATAAGYFDQDGSRGDYQRFANDDANGCEETESMELARRKSNSPFKAGDKSAEEEESPTMKAYLLSIIYMPRSMMVLCLTNLFCWMALVSYSLFLTDFVGAVVYGGDPVAHMGTESYRLYQSGVRLGCFGLAIDSVTCALYSLFIEKLVDRFGAKPIYVLGQAVYSVGVALLALFRTKAAVLLVSPAAGLLYATQFTMPFILVAHYHSSKMVEAGTDWSERGLGTDIALVSSMMFPAQLLLSLCAGPMVRLFGGSPTVIMYGAALVSACGALCATRVTYHRLS from the exons ATGGTCACCGGCGACATACAATGCCCTCTGGGCATACGCGACATCCCGCAAAAGTATTCGCACATCTTCCGAAAGAAGAGGACCTGGGAGCTGGTGATGCTCAGCGGAGCCGTTTGCGGCATTGAGCTGTGCTACGCCGCAGAGACGGCCTTCATCGGCCCCATACTGTTGGGCCTCGGGATTCCCATCTCTTTCGTGGCGCTCACCATGTGTCTCAGCCCAGCGCTGGGCTTCTTCATCACGCCGCTGCTGGGCTCAATGAGCGACACGTGCGCGTCTCGCATCGGCCGCCGGCGGCCTTTCATCGTACTCCTCTCGCTGGGCATGCTGCTGGGCCTGATACTCCTGCCCAACGGCCAGGACTTTGGCATAGCGCTCGGCGACAGTGGGACGGACGAGCAGCTTCTAGGAAAAGGCAGCGTCGTGATTCCGGAAGG CAACTCTGCGAACGTTCTCTCTCTGCCCTCGAGCAACTCGACTGCCGGGGTTGACCCAAGCCATGCCTGGTCCACGCACAGCCGAGGCATTGCGTTCACCATCGTGGGCTTCATATTTTTGGACATGTGCTGTGACGCGTGCCAGTCACCGGCCAGGAGCTACGTACTCGATGTCACAATCGTGTCGGACCACGCGCGGGCGCTATCTATGTTCACCGTTTTATCGGGCCTCTCTGGTGCTGTCGGCTACATCATGGGCGGCATCGACTGGGAAAGCACAACGGTCGGAGCCAGTCTGGGCGGACACGTCAAGACTGTGTTCGGCATCGTCGGCGCATTCTTTGTCGTCTGCATCGTGGTGACACTCACGAGCTTCCGCGAGATGCCGCTGCACGTCGTAAgggcggccacggcggccggttACTTTGACCAAGATGGGAGCCGCGGCGACTATCAGAGGTTCGCCAACGACGATGCCAACGGATGCGAGGAGACAGAGAGCATGGAGCTCGCGAGGCGCAAGTCGAACAGCCCGTTCAAAGCCGGAGACAAGAGCGCGGAAGAGGAGGAATCTCCGACGATGAAGGCTTACCTCCTCTCCATAATCTACATGCCTAG GTCCATGATGGTACTGTGCTTGACCAACCTGTTCTGCTGGATGGCACTGGTCAGCTATTCGCTGTTTCTCACGGACTTCGTGGGCGCCGTGGTTTACGGCGGAGACCCTGTGGCGCACATGGGCACAGAGTCCTATCGCCTCTACCAGAGTGGAGTGCGACTGGGCTGCTTCGGCCTGGCCATCGACTCCGTCACCTGCGCGTTGTACTCCCTCTTCATCGAGAAACTTGTGGACCGCTTCG GTGCCAAGCCAATATACGTCTTAGGCCAGGCGGTCTACTCCGTGGGCGTGGCACTGCTTGCCCTTTTCCGCACCAAGGCGGCCGTGCTGCTGGTGTCCCCCGCGGCGGGTCTCCTATACGCCACCCAGTTCACGATGCCCTTCATCCTTGTGGCACACTACCACAGCTCGAAAATG GTGGAGGCTGGCACCGACTGGTCCGAGCGCGGCCTGGGCACTGATATCGCGCTCGTTAGCAGCATGATGTTTCCGGCCCAGTTGCTTCTGTCGCTGTGCGCTGGGCCTATGGTTCGACTCTTCGGAGGGTCGCCGACTGTCATCATGTACGGCGCGGCGCTGGTCAGCGCTTGCGGGGCGCTGTGCGCCACGCGCGTCACCTACCACAGATTGAGCTGA
- the LOC119455616 gene encoding proton-associated sugar transporter A isoform X2 has translation MVTGDIQCPLGIRDIPQKYSHIFRKKRTWELVMLSGAVCGIELCYAAETAFIGPILLGLGIPISFVALTMCLSPALGFFITPLLGSMSDTCASRIGRRRPFIVLLSLGMLLGLILLPNGQDFGIALGDSGTDEQLLGKGSVVIPEGNSTAGVDPSHAWSTHSRGIAFTIVGFIFLDMCCDACQSPARSYVLDVTIVSDHARALSMFTVLSGLSGAVGYIMGGIDWESTTVGASLGGHVKTVFGIVGAFFVVCIVVTLTSFREMPLHVVRAATAAGYFDQDGSRGDYQRFANDDANGCEETESMELARRKSNSPFKAGDKSAEEEESPTMKAYLLSIIYMPRSMMVLCLTNLFCWMALVSYSLFLTDFVGAVVYGGDPVAHMGTESYRLYQSGVRLGCFGLAIDSVTCALYSLFIEKLVDRFGAKPIYVLGQAVYSVGVALLALFRTKAAVLLVSPAAGLLYATQFTMPFILVAHYHSSKMVEAGTDWSERGLGTDIALVSSMMFPAQLLLSLCAGPMVRLFGGSPTVIMYGAALVSACGALCATRVTYHRLS, from the exons ATGGTCACCGGCGACATACAATGCCCTCTGGGCATACGCGACATCCCGCAAAAGTATTCGCACATCTTCCGAAAGAAGAGGACCTGGGAGCTGGTGATGCTCAGCGGAGCCGTTTGCGGCATTGAGCTGTGCTACGCCGCAGAGACGGCCTTCATCGGCCCCATACTGTTGGGCCTCGGGATTCCCATCTCTTTCGTGGCGCTCACCATGTGTCTCAGCCCAGCGCTGGGCTTCTTCATCACGCCGCTGCTGGGCTCAATGAGCGACACGTGCGCGTCTCGCATCGGCCGCCGGCGGCCTTTCATCGTACTCCTCTCGCTGGGCATGCTGCTGGGCCTGATACTCCTGCCCAACGGCCAGGACTTTGGCATAGCGCTCGGCGACAGTGGGACGGACGAGCAGCTTCTAGGAAAAGGCAGCGTCGTGATTCCGGAAGG CAACTCGACTGCCGGGGTTGACCCAAGCCATGCCTGGTCCACGCACAGCCGAGGCATTGCGTTCACCATCGTGGGCTTCATATTTTTGGACATGTGCTGTGACGCGTGCCAGTCACCGGCCAGGAGCTACGTACTCGATGTCACAATCGTGTCGGACCACGCGCGGGCGCTATCTATGTTCACCGTTTTATCGGGCCTCTCTGGTGCTGTCGGCTACATCATGGGCGGCATCGACTGGGAAAGCACAACGGTCGGAGCCAGTCTGGGCGGACACGTCAAGACTGTGTTCGGCATCGTCGGCGCATTCTTTGTCGTCTGCATCGTGGTGACACTCACGAGCTTCCGCGAGATGCCGCTGCACGTCGTAAgggcggccacggcggccggttACTTTGACCAAGATGGGAGCCGCGGCGACTATCAGAGGTTCGCCAACGACGATGCCAACGGATGCGAGGAGACAGAGAGCATGGAGCTCGCGAGGCGCAAGTCGAACAGCCCGTTCAAAGCCGGAGACAAGAGCGCGGAAGAGGAGGAATCTCCGACGATGAAGGCTTACCTCCTCTCCATAATCTACATGCCTAG GTCCATGATGGTACTGTGCTTGACCAACCTGTTCTGCTGGATGGCACTGGTCAGCTATTCGCTGTTTCTCACGGACTTCGTGGGCGCCGTGGTTTACGGCGGAGACCCTGTGGCGCACATGGGCACAGAGTCCTATCGCCTCTACCAGAGTGGAGTGCGACTGGGCTGCTTCGGCCTGGCCATCGACTCCGTCACCTGCGCGTTGTACTCCCTCTTCATCGAGAAACTTGTGGACCGCTTCG GTGCCAAGCCAATATACGTCTTAGGCCAGGCGGTCTACTCCGTGGGCGTGGCACTGCTTGCCCTTTTCCGCACCAAGGCGGCCGTGCTGCTGGTGTCCCCCGCGGCGGGTCTCCTATACGCCACCCAGTTCACGATGCCCTTCATCCTTGTGGCACACTACCACAGCTCGAAAATG GTGGAGGCTGGCACCGACTGGTCCGAGCGCGGCCTGGGCACTGATATCGCGCTCGTTAGCAGCATGATGTTTCCGGCCCAGTTGCTTCTGTCGCTGTGCGCTGGGCCTATGGTTCGACTCTTCGGAGGGTCGCCGACTGTCATCATGTACGGCGCGGCGCTGGTCAGCGCTTGCGGGGCGCTGTGCGCCACGCGCGTCACCTACCACAGATTGAGCTGA
- the LOC119456728 gene encoding uncharacterized protein LOC119456728, which translates to MDQTNATRAQGQNPFDEHGEPSCSAIAVRLPQYWDQHPSACFLQAESQFQVAGIRSQASKFHYAVAALSPAAIDEVADLLNVPLSTAAYEDLKAALLQRTAASQRSRIQQLLFAEKLGDRRPSQLLRRMRQLLGDNARSIDDTLLRELFLQRLPANVQMVLATASTMDLTGLATLADKVMEGATPTIAATTSSPGDNTTALQTLPCSSAVQSALDSLCVRLERIICGAEHRRTSSRRPRSRISTVLMLKKIPNRTSLGLTSS; encoded by the exons atggaccagaccaacgctacgagagctcaaggccagaacccttTCGACGAACAcggtgagccctcctgttcggccatcgccgtccgcctcccacagtactgggaccagcatccCTCGGCGTGCTTTCTTCAAGCCGAATcgcaatttcaagtcgctggtatccgctctcaagcctcaaagtttcattacgccgttgcagcgctctcgcccgccgccattgacgaagtagcagatttgttgaacgTCCCATTGTCTACCGCCGCCTATGAAGATCTCAAGGCCgccctgctacagcgcacagcagcttcacagcgttctcgcatccagcagcttctgttcgctgaaaaactcggcgaccgacgccctagtcaacttcttcgccgaatgaggcagctgctcggaGACAACGCGAGATCCATCGATGACACGCTGTTgcgcgaattgtttttgcaacgactGCCGGCTAACGTACAGATGGTCCTGGCGACAGCCTCTACCATGGATCTTACCGGACTTGCCACTTTGGCCGACAAAGTCATGGAAGGAGCCAccccaaccatcgcagccacgacatcgtctccgggtgacaatacaaccgccctgcAAACCCTTCCCTGCTCTTCGGCAGTGCAATCTGCGCTCGACTCCTTGTGTGTGCGCCTGGAACGCATCATCTGTGGAGCGGAACATCGCCGCACGTCATCTCGACGCCCACGCAGCCGCATTTCCA CTGTTCTCATGCTTAAAAAAATTCCAAACAGAACCAGTCTTGGGTTGACATCTTCGTAA